The stretch of DNA GGAACTTGGCGGCTTTGTGGGCACGGGACACTAGGGCCCCCCAATAGGCCCCGATAGGCCGAGCTCTCCTTTGGGGCTTGGAGGCTGagccctcctcctgcccaggctgggggcgggggcgggggtggggctggtGCAGGCACCTCCTGGTAACAAGCAGGCCTccggggagggaggaagaggctggAGGTACAGAGGAGTCTGGCTCCTAGAGGCTCCCCAGGCCTCTCTTGGCGTTTTGTACAAGCAGGTGCAGCCTGAGCAGGGGTGGGGTAGGCAGGGATGGGATTTTGGGAGGCTTGGCTTTACTTACCCCAAGTGATGGGCGGCTCGTTCCTTCTAATACCATGAATGGCCTCTCTCGTCCTGGGGCTTCCTTTTGGAACCCAGTACTGGTGTCAGGGCTGTCACTTCCTGACCTGTGACGGCGCTCAAGAGCGTGGGAATAGGGTGAGCCTCAGCCCCACCCATGAGTTGGGGGTCAGATGGGATCCCCATGACCTCCTCATCACCCTTCCCCCCCTGCGCTTCCCACTGGGCCCGCAGCCttcctgcctctggccctttAAGGCCTGGGCAGGAAGCCCCTCCCCATTTAGGGCAATAATGGACACATAAAATGGCCGAGGGCCTGTTTGCTGGTGTCTGGCCTGGagggaggcctctgaggacaggcagGCTAGGAGCCCGGCAGCCACGCCAAGCCCTTGGTGCCCCCCACTCCCTAATCGGGACGCTGCATTCCTGTCCCATTAAACCCCAGGCCGGGGACCGGGCCAGGCAGGGATTGGCACCAGGTCAGGGCGGGGTTACCCGTTGGGACCAACCTTGCAACACAGGCCGCTGgcctgggagggggcgggggtggctggGTGTGGGCCTGGCAGCCGCACCTGGGCACcagacttgctgtgtgaccttgggcgggCCAcccaccctctctgggcctgggcctggttTTCCCCTCCAGGTGACAGCTCCTCTCCCCTGGCTTCCTCCTGGGCCGGCCCCCACACACTcccctgacacacagtaggtgggGAGGGGCTAAATTCCTGCAGTAACACTTAGAGATTAAGTTCCAAGGCGCCCCCCCACACCACCCCATGCACAGAAGAGGATCAACAAACAGCCTCGTTGGGCCTTTGGGGACCAgtgctggcacacagtaggtcctcagGCAGAATTTGCCCAGTGGGTGACAGCGAGACCCTGGGCCTAGAGCAGCCGCAGTCCCCTTGCTGCTGTCGTGACCTCTGAGGAGACCGGGGCACAGAGACCCTGTGTTCTGCCCAGAGTCCTACCACTTGGAAGTGGAAGAGCTGGGGCGGGCCCGGGCTGCTCTGCgcggcacatagtaggtgttagAGTTCCCTTTGGGTTCTTGTCATTCTCTTCTGCGGGTGAGGGGTGAAGAGGCCTTGACCCCTCACTAAGCTGTCCCCAGCACCCCCCACAGGACTCCTCCAGGATGACATCACATGGCCATTAACCTGCCCACCCTGGGCTGCCCGCCCCCTCTCCTTCCtgaagggtgggggagaaggaggaggcgcGCCCCAACCCTCACTTTGCACCCTTGACCTTGGGAAGCCTGGTAGATGTGGcctcctgtccctgtccctctcccaggCGCCCACCTCTGGGCCTTGGCCTCTGCTGTTCCCCATGCTTGGGACGCCCTTCCCACAATCCTGGGGTCCTTCCTGGCGGCACCTGCGCCTCCTGGGACCAGGGGAATGAACCTCTGACCTCACCCTGGGGCCCTTAGCAGTTGCGTGGCAGCGGCTCGGGTCTGCTAGTCTGAGTCCCAGCCCAGCCGCTGGTCTGCTGGGTCGCCTTGCCTGGGTCTCCTCACTGCTCCGAGCCTCTCCTTGTCTTTAAAGCCCAGGGTTACAGTGGGAAGGATGAAGTCAAGGTGCCTGGTTAGTGCCTGAATTAGTTCCTGAAATGTCCAGGGCACAGAGGAGGCCCCAGAAGGGCCAAAACCGGCCCGGGTTCTGCCACCTTGGAAGAAGTGCAGCAAGCGACCCCGGGTTGGACGGGAGGGGTGGGACGGGGGAGCCCGGGGGCGAGGTGGGCGGGGCTGGGTGTGGGCTTTCTCCAGCGCCTGGCTCTGTGGTCTTCGGTTCATCCGGTTTGCTGCGCCCCTACTGTGCGCCCGCGGCGGTGGCGGGAGGGGGTGGGCGGGGAGCACAGAGAGAAGGGGTGCCCCACCTCTAGCCCGGGAGGAGCCTGCTGAGGCCTGCCCCTCTGCCGCCGAGTCAGCACCCAGCACCCCGGAAATCCCGCAGAGGCGAGTGCGGGGGCGGAGCTCTGATGAAAGATGGGCCTGGTGGGTGTGGGCCTGAGCtcaggggaccccccccccccccgccacctcccGGCCTGGCCGGCGTGGGGGTGGGGCTTCCCGGAGGAGAGGAGTTTCATTGGATTGTCATTGCCAAGGAAACCGCCTGGTGTGGGGGCACCTACTAGGCGTCAGGTGTGAGCCGGGCCTGTTGGAGCGCAGGAAGCCGTGAGGCTCTCCCGGGAGAAGACGCAGGGCCCAGTGGGTGTGGAACAGACGCGGCTCTTTGCTGCCAGGGGCCCACCTGACCCAGCGAGGGGGCTCAGCTGCCTCCCCTCTCCTGGCATACACCGTCTTCTAACTCTTTCTTAGAGGGAGGCacccaggaggcctgggtgggggCCGTGGCCCAGGGTGTGGCGGGCAGGTGGCCTGTGTTCCTGGAGAGAGGGTGTGGGCCAGGTGTCTGCAAAGCCAGTTTGGTTTCCAGGGTGAGGGACGAGGTGATGGCTTGTTGGGCTGGTGGCAGAAGCAGGGACATGGGAGGCCAGACCCAGAGGGTCAGGGTCGCCGGGCGCCCGGGCTGGGGGTCCAGGTGTGTCTGGGCCCTTGTGTTCTCCTCTGTCAGTGGGGGTCATACCGCTCTCGCGGAGCAGGGGGGCTCTTTGGCCTGTATCCATGCTCCCAGGCCAGGCCCTCCGGAGGACGTCTTACGGTTATGTGGGGAAAGAGATGCTCTCGGACCCGGTGTGGACCCCAGGACTTGGCCTGCTGCCCCACACCAGTTCCGAGGCCCAGGCTTGCTCCTTCCCAGCCGGGTGGTTCCAGCAAATGAGAACCTGGGCCTCCTCACCCTTGAAGTAGGGCTGTGCGGGCCCCTTTGCCCTGCGGGCTCAGTGCCCGTGGGAAGGCGGGGGCGGAGTGGCCGTGGAAGGGGGGCCGGTGAATCATCCGAACCATCTCAGGGCCCGACCTTGAGGCCCCCAGAGACACCTCAGGGTCCGAGGGGACGCTGGGGCACCCCGGTGGGGGGGACAGATCAGCCAGGGTGGCCATCTTGAGGCGGATCAGAAGGGGGTGAGGAGGGCCAAGGCCAGTCTGATCCGGAGCCCATCTGCCCGCTTGCTCCCGGGGGCCTGGGGCCAGACAGCAGATGGTGGCAGGGGGTGGAAGCCGCCATGGGGGCTCCTCCGAGGCTTCCCGGGGCTGAGCCTCTCAGAAGGGGTCAGCCTCCCATCTTCCTGCTCCCAGCAGCCACTTGTCAGCCTCCCCCCCTGCCAACGGGCTGGCGGAACTGAGGGGGGAACCGAGCAGCTGGTGCGGTCAGCGGGAAAGAGGGCGGGCCACAGAGAGAAGCATCCTGGGAAGTGTAGTTTGTGCCTGTGTGGCTGCACAAAGGCCTCTGTGTTGGCCCCAGGGCCTGGACCCCGTCCCCAGGGCGGCCCGGGCTTGGGACCGTTCCGCCACGGCCTTGGGGCCGGCCGCACCGACCCTGGGCTCCGTGGCCCGCCAGGCTGGCCCTTCGAGGTGGGAGGGATCTGGGTTCGAACCACGCTGGGCTGCTTGGCGCTGGGGGCTGGCGCCCCAGAGGTCCTGAGGAGGCCGAGGAAGGCACAGCTGCACCCCTCTCCTGGGAGACGTCGGGGGGCTCTGTCCTGGGAGCCGACCGGCCAGAGGACTGTGGGTGGTGTTGGGTGGCTCGGGGCAGCCAGGGGCTCCCCAGAGAGGGCGGAGGGGTGCGGACGGGAGCCAGAGGGTTGCACAAGCGCCCGAGTGGTTGGATGAGTCACAGCCCAGGGGAAGGCGGAAAAaaggagtggggaagaggggcaggacGGACTGAGTGCCGCCCCCGCCGTGGCCAGCTCTTCCAGAGCCCTCTGTCCATTTAAcggatggggagactgaggcccggGCCGGACAGCAGTGGCCTGGGTGGGCCTGATATGGGCCCGAAGCCCGCGGCCCCTCGCTCCACCTCTGCAGGGTCCGTCCGTGGCAGGCAGGGGAAAGCAGTCCCAGGGCCAGACTGCTCCGTGGGGGCTCCACGGGGCTTGTTGTGACGTCCCTGGCTCCGTGACCCCAGCCTGGTCTCTGGGTCGtagcctcttcctttccctgactcAGAGCCCCCAAGTGAACGGGGCTcactgggaggtgggagggagggtctGGGAGGCCAAGAGGCCAGGCGGACATGGACCCTTGGCTCATGCACCCTAGGTTTGAGCTGGGGTGCAGTTGTGGGGCTGTGGGCACAGGTCTCCTCCCCGAGGCCTGGTTTCTCGCCTCCCTGGCAGAGATGATGCTGCCCGGGTGGGATGGCGCCTGGTGGGTGGCTTGTGTCAATGCCTCCTAGAGAGGCTGGGTGCAGGGGCAGAAGCCAGTGCTCCGCGTCATGAGGAAGCAAGTCCCGGGAGGCATTCGTtgggcacctgctgtgtgctctTGTCCCACTGCAGAACGCCTCTTGGGGGGGCCGCCTGGAGGGCCTTCTAGTGGAGGACAGGGCACCAGGGTCCGCCCCCTGAGGCATCCAGCGTGGGTTTTGCTGATGTCATCTCACCTTGGTGGTGCTGAAccgtacccccccaccccccaccccctgccttggGCAACTgaggctggggggcagggtggggtgccCCTTTCCCGGGGTCCCCGGCTGGCACCCTCACGAGCACCCCTCCCTCCCCGGCGCTGTAGGTCTCGGCGCGGAAGATGGCCGGCGGCGTGGACGGCCCCATCGGGATCCCGTTCCCTGACCACAGCAGCGACATCCTGAGCGGACTCAACGAGCAGCGGACGCAGGGCCTGCTGTGCGACGTGGTGATCCTGGTGGAGGGCCGGGAGTTCCCCACGCACCGCTCGGTGCTGGCGGCCTGCAGCCAGTACTTCAAGAAGCTGTTCACGTCGGGCGCCGTGGTGGACCAGCAGAACGTGTACGAGATCGACTTTGTCAGCGCTGAGGCGCTCACGGCCCTCATGGACTTCGCCTACACGGCCACGCTCACCGTCAGCACGGCCAACGTGGGCGACATCCTCAGTGCCGCCCGCCTGCTCGAGATCCCCGCCGTGAGCCACGTCTGCGCCGACCTCCTCGACCGGCAGATCCTGGCGGCCGACGCGGGCGCCGACACCGGGCAGCTGGACCTCGTCGATCAGACCGACCAGCGGAACCTGCTCCGGGCCAAGGAGTACCTCGAGTTCTTCCAGAGCAACCCCATGAACAGCctgccccccgccgccgccgctgccgccgccgccttcCCCTGGTCTGCCTTCGGCGCGTCCGACGATGACCTGGATGCCACCAAGGAGGCCGTGGCCGCGGCTGTGGCCGCCGTGGCCGCTGGTGACTGCAACGGCTTGGACTTCTACGGGCCGGGACCGCCGGGCGATCGGCCCTCGGCCGGGGACGGGGATGAGGGCGACAGCAACCCAGGTCTGTGGCCCGAGCGGGACGAGGATGCCCCCACCGGGGGCCTCTTCCCACCCCCCGTGGCCCCGCCGGCCACCGCTACGCAGAACGGCCACTACggccggggtggggaggaggaggcggccTCGCTGTCGGAGGCAGCCCCCGAGCCGGGCGACTCTCCGGGCTTCCTGTCGGGTGCGGCCGAGGATGGGGACGGGGACGGGCCCGAAGCGGACGGGCTGGCGGCCAGCACGCTGCTGCAGCAGATGATGTCATCGGTgggccgggcgggggcggcggcggcgggggacAGTGACGACGAGTCGCGGGCGGACGACAAGGGCGTCGTGGACTACTACCTGAAGTACTTCAGCAGCGCCCACGACGGGGATGTTTACCCGGCCTGGTCGCAGAAGGTGGAAAAGAAGATCCGGGCCAAGGCCTTCCAGAAGTGCCCCATCTGCGAGAAGGTCATCCAGGGCGCGGGCAAGCTGCCGCGGCACATCCGGACCCACACCGGGGAGAAGCCCTACGAATGCAACATCTGCAAGGTCCGCTTCACCAGGTGAGCCAGCCGTGGGGGCGAGGCCGGGGGGCGGGGTTGCTGCAGGGGCGTGGCCAGGGGGTGTTGCATGGGCCCTTTGCCTCCACTGCAGGCACGTGTGGACCCCTCCCCACGTGTGGACCCAGCCACGCGCTCGCAGGCATGCACACAGCGCGGGCACACGCAGGGGTGGCGCGGTCCTGCCTGGAAGGGTGCTCCTTCCGTTTTGGGGCACCTACCTCCCCTGCGGCCCTCGGGGAGCAGCCTTCGGGTGCGGGGGGAGCTTGGGTGCTCACCACGGGGAGTGTGCGGGCGCTGGGGCCGAACCACAGGAGGCTCAAGGGGAAGGCACAGGGAGGcgctcttcttcttttcccagGGGTGGTTCTTCTCCACTGTGCTGGAGGCGGATGTTTGCCTTGGGAGGGGGTGGCTGCCCCATAGGGCATCGGGAGCTGTGTTATCTCCTTGAGTCTCCTGGGAGCCCTGGGGGCCTCACTGTCCTGGGCCAACATTTATGGCACACTTGCTGGGTGCTGGGCCCGGTCCTAGGCAGTGGGGACCCAGGAGTGCAG from Neovison vison isolate M4711 chromosome 6, ASM_NN_V1, whole genome shotgun sequence encodes:
- the ZBTB7A gene encoding zinc finger and BTB domain-containing protein 7A translates to MAGGVDGPIGIPFPDHSSDILSGLNEQRTQGLLCDVVILVEGREFPTHRSVLAACSQYFKKLFTSGAVVDQQNVYEIDFVSAEALTALMDFAYTATLTVSTANVGDILSAARLLEIPAVSHVCADLLDRQILAADAGADTGQLDLVDQTDQRNLLRAKEYLEFFQSNPMNSLPPAAAAAAAAFPWSAFGASDDDLDATKEAVAAAVAAVAAGDCNGLDFYGPGPPGDRPSAGDGDEGDSNPGLWPERDEDAPTGGLFPPPVAPPATATQNGHYGRGGEEEAASLSEAAPEPGDSPGFLSGAAEDGDGDGPEADGLAASTLLQQMMSSVGRAGAAAAGDSDDESRADDKGVVDYYLKYFSSAHDGDVYPAWSQKVEKKIRAKAFQKCPICEKVIQGAGKLPRHIRTHTGEKPYECNICKVRFTRQDKLKVHMRKHTGEKPYLCQQCGAAFAHNYDLKNHMRVHTGLRPYQCDSCCKTFVRSDHLHRHLKKDGCNGVPSRRGRKPRVRGGGLGGPDPSPGAAAPPGAPAPPGSPDARRNGQEKHFKDEEEDEEAASPDGLSRLNVAGAGAGGGDGGTGPTADGSFAAGLA